A genomic segment from Malus domestica chromosome 05, GDT2T_hap1 encodes:
- the LOC103421052 gene encoding expansin-A20-like has translation MGGALQLQDAAFLFWVLLCGSIAAAQNEEEWKTATATYSNESDGSIITEGACGYGDLHRISYGKHSAGVSGILFNKGRTCGACYELRCVDHILWCLQGSPSVILTATDFCPPNFGLSKDYGGWCNFPNEHFEMSEAAFGEIAKKKADIVPVQYRRVKCERIGGIRFMVGGSSHFYQVLITNVGSDGEVLAVKVKGSRTGWIPMARNWGQNWQSNVNLKGQPLSFEVTVSSGRTLTSYNVAPANWQFGQTFEGKQF, from the exons CGGCAGCATTGCTGCTGCTCAGAATGAAGAAGAATGGAAGACTGCCACTGCAACATATTCCAACGAAAGTGATGGGTCCATCATTACTG AAGGTGCGTGTGGTTATGGTGACCTTCACAGGATCAGCTATGGGAAGCACAGTGCTGGGGTGAGTGGCATTTTGTTCAACAAAGGGAGAACCTGTGGCGCTTGTTATGAACTGAGATGTGTTGACCACATCTTGTGGTGCCTGCAAGGGAGCCCCTCTGTTATTCTCACTGCTACAGATTTCTGCCCTCCGAATTTCGGGCTCTCAAAAGATTATGGTGGCTGGTGCAATTTCCCCAATGAACACTTTGAGATGTCTGAGGCAGCATTTGGTGAAATTGCAAAGAAAAAAGCCGATATTGTGCCAGTTCAATATAGGAG GGTGAAGTGTGAGAGAATTGGAGGGATAAGGTTCATGGTGGGTGGGAGTTCTCACTTCTACCAAGTCCTAATCACCAATGTAGGTTCAGATGGGGAGGTTCTTGCTGTGAAAGTGAAGGGTTCAAGGACCGGGTGGATACCGATGGCCAGGAACTGGGGACAGAACTGGCAGAGCAATGTCAATCTTAAAGGGCAGCCTCTTTCGTTCGAGGTAACTGTAAGTAGTGGAAGAACACTAACATCTTACAATGTTGCTCCAGCAAACTGGCAGTTTGGCCAGACATTTGAAGGGAAACAGTTCTGA